The following are encoded in a window of Halorarum salinum genomic DNA:
- a CDS encoding LD-carboxypeptidase: MVRPSPLIVGLSSRIVISPANRRDIRSDFANFASQPLSHPRRNICPDADVGSHGRHTPASPLAGRHGGPARPLQPGRGRSTRRRGTAARGGFDLEVVRFPTADREPEDGPAPPEERARELTDAFEDPTVRGVVAATGGDDQLRVLRHLDPERLRANPTRFLGYSDNDDLRLFLLRLGQVSWGVQAHPDVTVDPELHPYREQYLARALFDDALGEVKPAGAWTDEWYRGRCGEAASPSSRGTSGASGSSPNRRPSTTPCSREFDEHRETIRAEVNRELDRYADDATAAFGVDFGHTSPTFPLPLGATATLDPSEGTIRFD; encoded by the coding sequence ATGGTGCGACCGTCTCCACTCATTGTCGGGTTGAGTTCGCGTATCGTAATAAGCCCGGCGAACCGTCGCGATATTCGTAGCGACTTTGCGAATTTCGCAAGTCAACCGTTGTCACACCCGCGGAGGAACATATGCCCCGACGCTGACGTCGGCTCCCATGGACGCCACACCCCCGCCAGCCCTCTCGCCGGGCGACACGGTGGCCCTGCTCGCCCCCTCCAGCCCGGTCGCGGACGATCGACTCGCCGTCGCGGAACGGCGGCTCGAGGGGGGTTCGACCTCGAAGTCGTCCGCTTTCCGACCGCCGACCGCGAGCCGGAGGACGGTCCCGCCCCGCCCGAAGAGCGCGCGCGGGAGCTGACGGACGCCTTCGAGGACCCGACCGTGCGCGGCGTCGTCGCGGCCACCGGCGGCGACGACCAGCTGCGCGTCCTCCGACACCTCGACCCCGAGCGTCTCCGCGCGAACCCCACGCGCTTTCTCGGCTACTCGGACAACGACGACCTCCGGCTGTTCCTCCTCCGACTCGGACAGGTTTCCTGGGGCGTGCAGGCCCACCCCGACGTCACCGTCGACCCGGAGTTGCACCCCTACAGGGAGCAGTACCTCGCACGTGCGCTGTTCGACGACGCGCTCGGCGAGGTGAAACCGGCCGGGGCGTGGACCGACGAGTGGTACCGGGGACGGTGTGGGGAGGCTGCCTCACCGTCGTCGCGTGGCACCTCCGGAGCGAGCGGTTCCTCCCCGAACCGGAGGCCCTCGACGACGCCGTGCTCGCGCGAGTTCGACGAGCACCGCGAGACCATCCGCGCCGAAGTGAACCGCGAACTAGACCGATACGCCGATGACGCGACCGCCGCGTTCGGCGTGGACTTCGGGCACACCTCGCCGACGTTTCCGCTCCCCCTCGGCGCGACGGCGACGCTGGACCCGTCGGAGGGGACGATTCGGTTCGATTGA
- a CDS encoding DUF5815 family protein, with amino-acid sequence MTQPRVPGGGGEEFELPCGETARVHEFDMGMREFECDCGATHAVVTDVNPPDRFLPEFLVSLLRDAIETTSDEMPEFGTPHLMGIVLEEFPESVATRDVSEDQDVGYTMLWVTEFDSRRLHEIIVELVVELMEHAVSHSDDNSAMTEFEEQMLEFDVGEFVDEYRAQRDLDADDVYV; translated from the coding sequence ATGACACAGCCGCGCGTCCCCGGCGGCGGGGGCGAGGAGTTCGAACTCCCCTGCGGGGAGACCGCCCGCGTCCACGAGTTCGACATGGGGATGCGGGAGTTCGAGTGCGACTGCGGGGCGACCCACGCGGTCGTCACCGACGTGAACCCGCCGGACCGCTTCCTCCCCGAGTTCCTCGTCTCGCTGCTGCGGGACGCGATCGAGACGACGAGCGACGAGATGCCCGAGTTCGGCACCCCGCACCTGATGGGCATCGTGCTGGAGGAGTTCCCCGAGTCGGTCGCCACACGGGACGTGAGCGAGGACCAAGACGTCGGGTACACGATGCTGTGGGTGACGGAGTTCGACTCGCGGCGCCTCCACGAGATCATCGTCGAACTCGTCGTGGAGCTGATGGAGCACGCCGTCTCGCACAGCGACGACAACTCGGCGATGACCGAGTTCGAGGAGCAGATGCTGGAGTTCGACGTCGGCGAGTTCGTCGACGAGTACCGGGCCCAGCGCGACCTCGACGCCGACGACGTGTACGTCTGA
- a CDS encoding NAD(P)/FAD-dependent oxidoreductase, whose translation MIAIVGGGIAGLAAAYRLRERGHDVRVFEAGGPEALGGLARTYPTAGDDLEQFYHHLSKSEETIVELAEDLGVGDDLDWLVGKNAYYVDGVVHPMDAPWEILAFPHWSLYDKFRLGMLTLDVDVRGGVPSFDTYENLEDFERQSAVEFAREHTTENVYETFFDPLLEAKFGSRKGDVSAAWLLGRIKFRGERDLLRGEILGYFDGGFRTLLDALVDAVGRENIETNARVAELATEDGEVSEIMVVSEPGASDDGTEVEAGDGSAVAEANGGTSADGGGGERVEEVDDVVVAAMPNVLEDLSGYPCEIDFQGAVCAVVTMEESLTDTYWLNVADEAPFGALIEHTNFVPPERYGGDHLLYVASYVQSPDEWLWDATDAEIEERWLDGVADLFPAFDRGSVTDFRLARAPRAAPIYEQGYLDLVVPYDLDDEVAEGLYYAGMASRAQYPERSLNGGVVAGFEVADRIDGKRP comes from the coding sequence ATGATCGCCATCGTCGGCGGGGGCATCGCCGGACTGGCCGCGGCCTACCGACTCCGGGAACGCGGCCACGACGTCCGCGTGTTCGAGGCCGGCGGACCGGAGGCGCTCGGGGGGCTGGCGCGCACCTACCCGACCGCCGGCGACGACCTCGAGCAGTTCTACCACCACCTCTCGAAGTCCGAGGAGACCATCGTCGAACTCGCCGAGGACCTGGGCGTCGGCGACGACCTGGACTGGCTCGTCGGGAAGAACGCCTACTACGTCGACGGCGTCGTCCACCCGATGGACGCGCCCTGGGAGATCCTCGCGTTCCCCCACTGGAGCCTCTACGACAAGTTCAGGCTGGGGATGCTCACCCTCGACGTCGACGTGCGCGGCGGCGTCCCCTCGTTCGACACCTACGAGAACCTGGAGGACTTCGAGCGCCAGTCCGCCGTCGAGTTCGCGAGGGAACACACGACCGAGAACGTGTACGAGACGTTCTTCGATCCGCTGCTGGAGGCGAAGTTCGGCTCCCGGAAGGGGGATGTGAGCGCCGCGTGGCTGCTCGGGCGCATCAAGTTCCGCGGCGAGCGCGACCTCCTGCGCGGGGAAATCCTGGGCTACTTCGACGGCGGGTTCCGGACCCTGCTCGACGCGCTCGTCGACGCCGTCGGCAGGGAGAACATCGAGACGAACGCCCGCGTGGCCGAACTCGCCACGGAGGACGGCGAGGTCTCGGAGATCATGGTCGTGTCGGAACCCGGCGCGAGCGACGATGGCACGGAGGTCGAGGCGGGCGACGGGAGCGCCGTGGCCGAGGCGAACGGCGGGACGAGCGCCGACGGCGGAGGCGGGGAACGGGTCGAGGAGGTCGACGACGTCGTCGTCGCGGCGATGCCGAACGTGCTGGAGGACCTGAGCGGCTACCCCTGCGAGATCGACTTCCAGGGCGCCGTCTGCGCGGTCGTGACGATGGAGGAGTCGCTAACCGACACCTACTGGCTCAACGTCGCCGACGAGGCCCCGTTCGGCGCGCTCATCGAGCACACGAACTTCGTCCCGCCCGAGCGCTACGGCGGCGACCACCTCCTGTACGTCGCCAGTTACGTCCAGTCGCCCGACGAGTGGCTCTGGGACGCGACCGACGCGGAGATCGAGGAACGGTGGCTCGACGGCGTCGCCGACCTGTTCCCGGCGTTCGACCGCGGTTCGGTGACCGACTTCCGCCTCGCCCGCGCTCCCCGCGCGGCGCCCATCTACGAGCAGGGCTACCTCGACCTGGTCGTCCCGTACGACCTCGACGACGAGGTGGCCGAGGGACTGTACTACGCCGGGATGGCCTCCCGCGCACAGTACCCCGAGCGGAGCCTCAACGGCGGCGTCGTCGCCGGGTTCGAGGTCGCCGACCGCATCGACGGGAAGCGACCCTGA
- a CDS encoding P-loop NTPase family protein, with the protein MFDRTPDRPEPTTDLPTLEPGVTVLRPPDPRSTALHRLVAETLAGGGGPAYWVDARNAANTHALYDVAPSRRTLSGLVVARAFTAYQHAGLIHELPRRVRPGTRLVVAPNVAALYRDGDVADAAATRLLEASLGYLAELADALDCPVLTSATGEDELAARAVDVADAVVDCERTRLGLTYDAPGFTPSGYHRGGYWQTTIPYWVDLFGRVTPHEPPVTPEVFA; encoded by the coding sequence ATGTTCGATCGCACACCGGATCGGCCCGAGCCGACGACCGACCTGCCGACCCTCGAGCCGGGGGTGACGGTCCTGCGCCCGCCCGACCCGCGTTCGACCGCGCTCCACCGGCTCGTCGCGGAGACGCTGGCGGGCGGGGGCGGTCCGGCCTACTGGGTGGACGCGCGCAACGCGGCGAACACCCACGCGCTGTACGACGTCGCGCCGTCGCGTCGGACGCTGTCCGGACTCGTGGTGGCCCGGGCGTTCACCGCCTACCAGCACGCCGGGTTGATCCACGAACTCCCGCGGCGCGTCCGCCCGGGGACGCGGCTCGTCGTCGCGCCGAACGTCGCCGCGCTCTACCGCGACGGCGACGTGGCCGACGCGGCGGCCACACGACTGCTCGAGGCGAGCCTCGGCTACCTGGCCGAACTGGCGGACGCGCTCGACTGCCCGGTCCTGACCTCCGCGACCGGCGAGGACGAACTCGCCGCGCGGGCCGTCGACGTCGCCGACGCCGTGGTCGACTGCGAGCGCACCCGGCTCGGGCTGACCTACGACGCGCCCGGCTTCACGCCGTCGGGCTACCACCGCGGCGGCTACTGGCAGACCACGATTCCGTACTGGGTGGACCTGTTCGGCCGGGTCACGCCGCACGAACCGCCGGTCACGCCGGAGGTGTTCGCGTGA
- a CDS encoding type B DNA-directed DNA polymerase, whose protein sequence is MTVTVDFRDGDAVVWTRTADGVERERVAGYEPSLLVAGPTDAREHLAAWLGDDDRVAGTGTVERYRSLAAREPSSMLRVDLTRPDAAGPVARRVELEFEPAHCTPWDLRLYDVDLSPGFRFHLDTGRNPALEEDPVTLRIDLPEPALSARDAGGLRVEGNPLADDERDAVEELFDRLRATDPDVLVASSADLVPVVSRRAEALDVPFAWGRDSNGTNAAGDASPSVDESDPNERGWRRLAGENTYEGYGRVGHSPARYSIPGRAIVDRWNSFMWGKAGLDGLLYLVERSWRPIQEAGWASIGSVLTSMQIRHARARYVPAPWRPWEHERFKPVRTLHEADRGGVTLGSAVGYHEDVVELDFASLYPTIIREHNVSAETVRCDCCSRRDVPELGYGICDREGFLPNVLARLIDDRAGFKGAAVEGEEAAGAKADAIKWVLVSCFGYQGYRNAKFGRIECHEAINAIARDTLLDAKGALEAGGWEVLHAIVDSVWIREDEPGATPPEELAGAVSAAANVPLELESTYDWVCFVPKHDSNAGALTKYFGRKRDGSYRVRGIECRQRSTPAFVADAQRDLIRAVDAERSPRAVRDRLARHLRRLDGGDVDPADLVVTTRATRGPGEYEADTLTAAALDRHSHLGVGRSAGQSVRYVVVDDGARERGRVRLPFEEPGGYDEGFYRELLVRAAASVVSPFGWDRDRLDRELSSERDARLGSFGVRG, encoded by the coding sequence GTGACCGTCACGGTCGACTTCCGCGACGGCGACGCGGTCGTCTGGACGCGGACCGCCGACGGCGTCGAGCGCGAGCGGGTGGCCGGCTACGAGCCGTCGCTGCTCGTCGCCGGCCCGACCGACGCCCGGGAGCACCTCGCGGCCTGGCTCGGCGACGACGACCGGGTGGCGGGAACGGGGACGGTGGAGCGCTACCGGTCGCTGGCAGCGCGCGAGCCATCCTCCATGCTCCGTGTCGACCTGACCCGGCCGGACGCGGCCGGCCCGGTCGCCCGTCGGGTGGAACTCGAGTTCGAGCCGGCCCACTGCACCCCGTGGGACCTGCGGCTCTACGACGTGGACCTCTCGCCGGGGTTCCGCTTCCACCTCGACACCGGACGGAACCCCGCACTCGAGGAGGACCCGGTGACGCTCCGGATCGACCTCCCCGAACCCGCGCTTTCGGCGAGGGACGCCGGCGGCCTGCGTGTCGAGGGTAACCCCCTCGCGGACGACGAGCGGGACGCCGTCGAGGAGCTGTTCGACCGGCTCCGGGCGACCGACCCGGACGTGCTCGTGGCGTCGAGCGCGGACCTCGTGCCCGTGGTGTCCCGGCGGGCCGAGGCGCTCGACGTCCCGTTCGCGTGGGGCCGTGACTCGAACGGGACGAACGCTGCCGGGGACGCGAGCCCTTCCGTGGACGAGTCGGACCCGAACGAGCGCGGCTGGCGACGGCTCGCGGGTGAGAACACCTACGAGGGCTACGGGCGGGTCGGCCACTCGCCGGCGCGGTACTCGATTCCCGGCCGAGCCATCGTCGACCGGTGGAACAGCTTCATGTGGGGGAAGGCCGGACTCGACGGCCTGCTGTACCTCGTCGAGCGGTCGTGGCGGCCCATCCAGGAGGCGGGGTGGGCGAGCATCGGGAGCGTCCTCACGTCGATGCAGATCAGGCACGCCAGGGCCCGGTACGTCCCGGCGCCGTGGCGGCCGTGGGAACACGAGCGGTTCAAGCCGGTCCGGACGCTCCACGAGGCCGACCGCGGCGGGGTGACGCTCGGCTCGGCGGTCGGCTACCACGAGGACGTCGTCGAACTCGACTTCGCGTCGCTGTACCCGACGATCATCCGCGAGCACAACGTCAGCGCGGAGACGGTGCGGTGTGACTGTTGTAGCCGGCGGGACGTCCCCGAACTCGGCTACGGCATCTGCGACCGGGAGGGGTTCCTCCCGAACGTGCTCGCCCGGCTCATCGACGACCGCGCGGGGTTCAAGGGGGCCGCCGTCGAGGGCGAGGAGGCGGCCGGGGCCAAGGCGGACGCCATCAAGTGGGTGCTCGTCTCCTGTTTCGGCTACCAGGGCTACCGCAACGCGAAGTTCGGCCGCATCGAGTGTCACGAGGCGATCAACGCCATCGCCCGGGACACCCTGCTCGACGCCAAGGGCGCGCTGGAGGCGGGCGGCTGGGAGGTGCTCCACGCCATCGTGGACAGCGTCTGGATCCGGGAGGACGAACCGGGCGCGACCCCGCCCGAGGAACTGGCGGGAGCGGTGAGCGCGGCCGCGAACGTCCCGCTCGAACTGGAGTCGACCTACGACTGGGTGTGTTTCGTCCCCAAACACGACTCGAACGCGGGCGCGCTGACGAAGTACTTCGGCCGGAAACGGGACGGGTCGTACAGGGTCCGCGGCATCGAGTGCCGCCAGCGGAGCACGCCCGCGTTCGTCGCGGACGCCCAGCGGGACCTGATCCGGGCGGTCGACGCCGAGCGGTCGCCCCGGGCCGTCCGGGACCGCCTCGCCCGCCACCTCCGTCGGCTCGACGGCGGCGACGTGGACCCGGCGGACCTCGTCGTCACGACGCGCGCCACGAGGGGACCCGGGGAGTACGAGGCCGACACGCTCACCGCGGCGGCGCTCGACCGCCACTCGCACCTCGGCGTCGGGCGTTCTGCCGGCCAGTCGGTCCGGTACGTCGTGGTCGACGACGGGGCCCGCGAGCGCGGCCGGGTTCGGCTCCCGTTCGAGGAGCCCGGCGGCTACGACGAGGGGTTCTATCGAGAGCTGCTGGTTCGAGCGGCCGCGAGCGTGGTGTCGCCGTTCGGCTGGGATCGCGACCGGCTCGACCGGGAACTCTCCTCCGAGCGCGACGCGAGGCTCGGCTCCTTCGGCGTTCGCGGGTAG
- a CDS encoding carboxymuconolactone decarboxylase family protein has product MVSDRTRGEIEEYLGQVPSWLESLSDPAADHSWGVVRDLELGETALPNREKSLVALGAAAAMNCPYCIRFHTEEAKLHDVSDEGLAEAVNVAANVKYFSTILHGAEVDMDAFATETDEIAEHIREQEAAAAGAD; this is encoded by the coding sequence ATGGTATCAGACCGAACGAGAGGGGAGATAGAGGAGTACCTCGGCCAGGTTCCGAGCTGGCTCGAGTCGCTCTCGGACCCGGCCGCCGACCACAGCTGGGGCGTCGTGCGCGACCTCGAACTGGGGGAGACGGCCCTGCCGAACCGGGAGAAGTCGCTCGTCGCGCTCGGCGCCGCGGCCGCGATGAACTGTCCGTACTGCATCCGCTTCCACACGGAGGAGGCGAAGCTACACGACGTCTCCGACGAGGGGCTCGCCGAGGCCGTGAACGTCGCCGCCAACGTGAAGTACTTCTCGACGATCCTGCACGGCGCGGAGGTCGACATGGACGCGTTCGCGACCGAGACGGACGAGATAGCCGAACACATCAGGGAGCAGGAGGCGGCCGCCGCAGGCGCCGACTGA
- a CDS encoding DUF6149 family protein, with product MKLRQNPRHWAARKALTTPGVRNVATYGLVKLHTRIFLGKADESRREERRDHLDDFFAATMDAYVAALEEGYSEAEAREITHLQGNFDFFEHGWTEMMEIPADELEPHYRRYESFFSAHGITIDDPLGEFRPADGVAEAPATPEKLEEGKYANAVAGFADDVYVEDDSGEVSAGGGDEPEDVSLSDVPGVDDDGVNAD from the coding sequence ATGAAGCTCCGCCAGAACCCGCGACACTGGGCCGCCAGGAAGGCGCTCACCACGCCCGGGGTCAGGAACGTCGCCACCTACGGGCTCGTGAAGCTCCACACCCGCATCTTCCTCGGGAAGGCGGACGAGTCCCGTCGGGAGGAGCGGCGCGACCACCTCGACGACTTCTTCGCGGCGACGATGGACGCCTACGTCGCCGCGCTGGAGGAGGGCTACTCCGAGGCCGAGGCGCGCGAGATCACCCACCTCCAGGGGAACTTCGACTTCTTCGAGCACGGCTGGACCGAGATGATGGAGATCCCGGCCGACGAACTCGAGCCCCACTACCGCCGGTACGAGTCGTTCTTCTCGGCCCACGGAATCACCATCGACGACCCGCTCGGGGAGTTCCGCCCCGCCGACGGCGTCGCCGAGGCGCCGGCCACCCCGGAGAAACTGGAGGAGGGCAAGTACGCCAACGCGGTCGCCGGCTTCGCGGACGACGTGTACGTCGAGGACGACTCCGGCGAGGTGTCGGCCGGCGGCGGGGACGAGCCCGAGGACGTGAGCCTCTCGGACGTGCCGGGCGTCGACGACGACGGCGTGAACGCCGACTAG
- a CDS encoding NAD(P)/FAD-dependent oxidoreductase, translated as MTESFVIIGDGVAGSSAAETLREEEPDADITVLTDEGEALYNRILIKEFAKGKLPEAPISIHDEGWYEERDIDLRLDTLVVDLRTDAHEVETHEGEVFEYDKLLLAIGGTPQQLPVGNSDADGVHHFWTFQDARGIKEAVEGAENGVIVGAGLLGIDFAAICGAQGVEANYLMRGECWWRYALSKDGAEIMHEAMRERGVEPVFDSGVDRFETDDDGHIEAAVDPNGERYPADFAGVAIGLNFNTELVEDTPIEIDDGIVVDEYMRTNLEDVYAAGDITQFHDVILGERAQNGAWGSAKEQGTVAARNMLEYGSEGFRWVSSYSITHFDFPFLSFGHPTLGDDEIERKFGEDEWRRLALKDGKIVGGVLIGNLAPQSAYKQLMREQVDVGAQKETLMKEGFSVEDLEQEAAAGE; from the coding sequence ATGACCGAGTCGTTCGTCATCATCGGCGACGGAGTCGCGGGGTCGTCCGCCGCCGAGACCCTCCGGGAGGAGGAACCCGACGCCGACATCACCGTGCTCACGGACGAGGGCGAGGCCCTCTACAATCGAATCCTCATCAAGGAGTTCGCGAAGGGGAAGCTCCCCGAGGCGCCCATCTCCATCCACGACGAGGGGTGGTACGAGGAGCGCGACATCGACCTGCGGCTCGACACGCTCGTCGTCGACCTCCGCACCGACGCCCACGAGGTCGAGACCCACGAGGGCGAGGTGTTCGAGTACGACAAGCTTCTCCTCGCCATCGGCGGCACCCCCCAACAGCTCCCGGTCGGCAACTCGGACGCCGACGGCGTCCACCACTTCTGGACGTTCCAGGACGCCAGGGGCATCAAGGAGGCCGTCGAGGGGGCCGAGAACGGCGTCATCGTCGGCGCCGGCCTCCTCGGCATCGACTTCGCCGCCATCTGTGGCGCCCAGGGGGTCGAGGCGAACTACCTCATGCGCGGCGAGTGCTGGTGGCGCTACGCGCTCTCGAAGGACGGCGCCGAGATCATGCACGAGGCGATGCGCGAGCGCGGCGTCGAACCCGTCTTCGACTCCGGGGTCGACCGGTTCGAGACGGACGACGACGGCCACATCGAGGCCGCCGTCGACCCGAACGGCGAGCGCTACCCCGCGGACTTCGCGGGCGTCGCCATCGGGCTGAACTTCAACACGGAGCTCGTCGAGGACACGCCCATCGAGATCGACGACGGCATCGTCGTCGACGAGTACATGCGGACGAACCTCGAGGACGTGTACGCGGCGGGCGACATCACCCAGTTCCACGACGTCATCCTGGGCGAGCGCGCCCAGAACGGCGCGTGGGGCTCCGCGAAGGAGCAGGGCACCGTCGCCGCGAGGAACATGCTCGAGTACGGTTCGGAGGGGTTCAGGTGGGTCTCCTCGTACTCGATCACCCACTTCGACTTCCCGTTCCTCTCCTTCGGCCACCCGACGCTCGGCGACGACGAGATCGAGCGCAAGTTCGGCGAGGACGAGTGGCGCCGCCTCGCGCTGAAGGACGGCAAGATCGTCGGCGGCGTCCTCATCGGCAACCTCGCGCCGCAGTCGGCGTACAAACAGCTCATGCGCGAGCAGGTCGACGTGGGGGCACAGAAGGAGACGCTGATGAAGGAGGGGTTCTCGGTCGAGGACCTCGAACAGGAGGCGGCCGCGGGCGAGTAG
- a CDS encoding DUF7124 domain-containing protein translates to MDGGGSSDMTLAFELAALKRLADPNGVFNDARGWTEYVGVVSEKPTYVVTNFTRKHRVRQDFFSGPRGVRESLENVKAQFDTDRHVFVGTTEEDEATAGAAGWEFLPLESAADAAGWELTDGEEPEDPFGDEGRDDWP, encoded by the coding sequence ATGGACGGCGGCGGCTCAAGCGACATGACGCTCGCGTTCGAACTGGCGGCGCTCAAGCGCCTCGCCGACCCGAACGGCGTGTTCAACGACGCCCGTGGGTGGACCGAGTACGTCGGCGTGGTCTCGGAGAAGCCGACGTACGTGGTGACGAACTTCACGCGCAAGCACCGCGTCCGGCAGGACTTCTTCTCGGGCCCGCGCGGCGTACGGGAGTCGCTGGAGAACGTGAAAGCGCAGTTCGACACGGACCGGCACGTGTTCGTCGGGACGACCGAGGAGGACGAGGCGACGGCCGGGGCCGCGGGGTGGGAGTTCCTCCCGCTCGAGTCGGCGGCCGACGCCGCCGGCTGGGAGCTGACCGACGGCGAGGAACCGGAGGACCCGTTCGGCGACGAGGGACGGGACGACTGGCCGTAG
- the mptA gene encoding GTP cyclohydrolase MptA: MSHNLPDVQASRPDVTVGLSQVGVTGVEKLVKISRNGDRPWVLMADFSVFVDLPGERKGIDMSRNMEVIDEVLEAATREEAYRVEDVCGDAADRLLAKHEYTSTAVVEMTAELVQREETPASEHETQSTVDVIASATATEEGTREEIGARVTGMTVCPCSQGMSESRARDKLADLGVDDDTVEEFLDAVPQPGHSQRGHATLTFTAEGAPEVDLLDVIDTARDSMSARIYNYAKRPDEDHMTYHAHVNAKFVEDCVRTMAEDVVEEFSHLEDDVTVHMKQSNDESIHQHNAHAEREVPMGLLREELS, encoded by the coding sequence ATGAGCCACAACTTGCCCGACGTGCAGGCGAGCCGACCGGACGTGACGGTCGGGCTCAGCCAGGTCGGGGTGACGGGGGTCGAGAAGCTGGTGAAGATCAGCCGGAACGGCGACCGGCCGTGGGTGCTGATGGCCGACTTCTCCGTCTTCGTGGACCTGCCCGGCGAGCGGAAGGGCATCGACATGAGCCGGAACATGGAGGTCATCGACGAGGTGCTGGAGGCCGCGACCCGCGAGGAGGCCTACCGCGTCGAGGACGTCTGCGGCGACGCGGCGGACCGACTCCTCGCGAAACACGAGTACACCTCGACGGCCGTGGTCGAGATGACCGCGGAACTGGTCCAGCGGGAGGAGACGCCCGCCAGCGAGCACGAGACCCAGAGCACCGTCGACGTCATCGCCTCCGCGACCGCGACCGAGGAGGGCACGCGCGAGGAAATCGGCGCCCGCGTCACCGGAATGACCGTCTGCCCCTGCTCGCAGGGGATGTCGGAATCGCGCGCCCGCGACAAGCTAGCGGATCTCGGGGTCGACGACGACACGGTCGAGGAGTTCCTCGACGCGGTCCCCCAGCCGGGACACTCCCAGCGCGGCCACGCCACGCTCACGTTCACCGCCGAGGGCGCCCCGGAGGTGGACCTGCTCGACGTCATCGACACCGCGCGGGACTCGATGAGCGCGCGCATCTACAACTACGCGAAGCGGCCCGACGAGGACCACATGACCTACCACGCCCACGTGAACGCGAAGTTCGTGGAGGACTGCGTGCGGACGATGGCCGAGGACGTGGTCGAGGAGTTCTCCCACCTGGAGGACGACGTGACCGTCCACATGAAGCAGTCGAACGACGAGTCGATCCACCAGCACAACGCACACGCCGAACGGGAGGTTCCGATGGGGCTGCTTCGCGAGGAACTGTCCTGA
- a CDS encoding TrmB family transcriptional regulator: protein MATLRDLGLSEYEARAYRALLDAAPATAKELSDASEVPMGRVYDVLNSLERHRLARSQAASRPKKYVAVEPDAALDRLLEEKKRELEETAQQYERVVETLSTELEAGEPPDEQFWTAAVGSAETADLLLERLAAAADRVAMIASAPASGLDLGDVGEAVMDELEGALERGVDVSVLLEEGLPARLPESVGRQYADRVMAHPNFEVRTAAGVRGTFTLVDDAEVCLEVPSPVDPERSFAMIDLKDPEFAGDARERFRRRWEQAEPLRFRANGDGSRG, encoded by the coding sequence ATGGCCACGCTTCGCGACCTCGGCCTCTCGGAGTACGAGGCACGCGCGTACCGCGCACTGCTCGACGCCGCCCCGGCAACCGCCAAGGAGTTGTCGGACGCCAGCGAGGTCCCGATGGGCCGGGTGTACGACGTGCTCAACAGCCTCGAGCGCCACCGACTCGCCCGCAGTCAGGCGGCGAGTCGCCCCAAGAAGTACGTCGCCGTCGAGCCGGACGCCGCGCTCGACCGCCTGCTGGAGGAGAAGAAGCGGGAGCTCGAGGAGACGGCCCAACAGTACGAGCGCGTCGTCGAGACCCTCTCGACGGAACTGGAGGCCGGCGAACCGCCCGACGAGCAGTTCTGGACCGCCGCGGTCGGATCCGCCGAGACGGCGGACCTCCTGCTCGAACGGCTCGCCGCGGCCGCCGACCGGGTCGCCATGATCGCCTCCGCGCCCGCCTCGGGGCTCGACCTGGGCGACGTGGGGGAGGCGGTGATGGACGAACTGGAGGGGGCGCTCGAACGCGGGGTCGACGTCTCGGTCCTCCTCGAGGAGGGGTTGCCGGCGCGACTCCCGGAGAGCGTCGGGCGCCAGTACGCCGACCGCGTGATGGCCCACCCCAACTTCGAGGTTCGGACCGCCGCGGGCGTCCGGGGGACGTTCACGCTCGTCGACGACGCGGAGGTGTGTCTGGAGGTCCCGAGCCCGGTCGACCCGGAGCGTTCGTTCGCCATGATCGACCTGAAGGATCCCGAGTTCGCGGGCGACGCGCGCGAGCGGTTCCGGCGTCGGTGGGAGCAAGCGGAGCCGCTACGGTTTCGGGCGAACGGGGACGGGTCGCGGGGGTGA